In a genomic window of Streptomyces koelreuteriae:
- a CDS encoding carbohydrate ABC transporter permease gives MTAVWRYGRPSLVVLIAVLAVGVPLWLVAVTSAKPQAEAIEPNLDLPGHWQPASNYADAVSEGEMLRGFLNSLLVVVPSVALVLILGAGAAWVFARRKSKLVSAAYALCISGLLLPPAVITIVMELRQMGLANTRPGMIAVYTGMYLSTSIFFMTGFIRAIPTELEEAARMDGATPSRIFWRIVLPLLRPVIATATIMVMLYAWSDVFYAFFVLGGGERATLPLNLYQVASAQLYLNNWHLVFAYVVVMSLPMVAVFLVGQRKIVSGITSGAVK, from the coding sequence GTGACCGCGGTGTGGCGGTACGGCCGCCCTTCCCTCGTCGTGCTGATCGCGGTGCTGGCCGTCGGTGTACCGCTGTGGCTGGTCGCCGTCACCTCGGCCAAGCCGCAGGCCGAGGCGATCGAGCCGAACCTGGACCTGCCCGGGCACTGGCAGCCCGCGAGCAACTACGCGGACGCCGTCAGCGAGGGCGAGATGCTGCGCGGCTTCCTCAACTCGCTGCTGGTCGTGGTGCCTTCGGTGGCCCTGGTGCTGATTCTGGGCGCGGGCGCCGCCTGGGTCTTCGCCCGTCGCAAGTCGAAGCTGGTCTCGGCGGCGTACGCGCTGTGCATCAGCGGACTTCTGCTGCCGCCCGCCGTCATCACCATCGTGATGGAGCTGCGGCAGATGGGCCTGGCGAACACCAGGCCGGGCATGATCGCCGTCTACACCGGCATGTATCTGTCGACGTCGATCTTCTTCATGACCGGGTTCATCCGCGCCATCCCCACGGAACTGGAGGAGGCGGCCCGGATGGACGGGGCGACGCCGTCACGGATCTTCTGGCGGATCGTCCTGCCGCTGCTCCGGCCGGTGATCGCCACCGCGACGATCATGGTGATGCTCTACGCCTGGAGCGACGTCTTCTACGCGTTCTTCGTCCTCGGCGGCGGAGAGCGGGCGACCCTGCCGCTCAACCTCTACCAGGTCGCCAGCGCCCAGCTCTACCTCAACAACTGGCATCTCGTCTTCGCGTACGTCGTGGTGATGAGCCTGCCCATGGTCGCCGTGTTCCTCGTCGGCCAGCGAAAGATCGTGTCCGGAATCACCAGTGGAGCCGTCAAGTGA
- a CDS encoding carbohydrate ABC transporter permease — MADTVVRTKPAPVRGAPKKVGRLPRAAVHHPWWFALPAIVVFAGFFLVPNLLNFYYPFTNWSSYHADIAFTGLDNFKTIAEDGSLLRAIRTTLVYALLAALFQNGFGLVLALLLEDDSRFNRFFRAVFFLPVLISALATGYVFQALLDQDGAVNSLLGTDIPWLGSTTWTLVIVTLIHGWKWMGLSMLIYLAGLKGIPGEMLEAAKCDGAGPWRTFWSVRWPMLAPAVTFNVTTALIGSMNTFDIVQATTGGGPAASTEVFNIYMFRIFGQGLYAQASAMSLVLFLVVVAVAIPLVVGLRRREQTL, encoded by the coding sequence ATGGCGGACACGGTCGTACGTACCAAGCCCGCGCCGGTCAGGGGCGCGCCGAAGAAGGTGGGGCGGCTGCCACGCGCGGCCGTGCACCACCCCTGGTGGTTCGCGCTGCCCGCGATCGTCGTCTTCGCCGGCTTCTTCCTGGTGCCGAACCTGCTCAACTTCTACTACCCGTTCACCAACTGGTCCTCGTACCACGCGGACATCGCCTTCACGGGCCTCGACAACTTCAAGACCATCGCCGAGGACGGCTCGCTGCTGCGGGCGATCCGCACGACCCTGGTGTACGCGCTGCTGGCCGCGCTGTTCCAGAACGGCTTCGGGCTCGTGCTGGCCCTGCTGCTGGAGGACGACAGCCGCTTCAACCGGTTCTTCCGTGCCGTCTTCTTCCTGCCGGTGCTGATCTCGGCCCTGGCGACCGGCTACGTCTTCCAGGCGCTGCTCGACCAGGACGGGGCCGTCAACTCCCTGCTGGGGACGGACATCCCCTGGCTGGGTTCGACGACCTGGACGCTGGTGATCGTCACACTCATCCACGGCTGGAAGTGGATGGGCCTGTCGATGCTGATCTATCTGGCCGGGCTCAAGGGCATCCCCGGCGAGATGCTGGAGGCCGCGAAGTGTGACGGGGCGGGGCCCTGGCGGACGTTCTGGTCGGTGCGCTGGCCGATGCTGGCGCCGGCCGTCACCTTCAACGTCACCACGGCGCTCATCGGTTCGATGAACACCTTCGACATCGTGCAGGCCACGACCGGCGGCGGCCCCGCGGCCTCCACGGAGGTCTTCAACATCTACATGTTCCGGATCTTCGGACAGGGCCTGTACGCCCAGGCCTCCGCGATGAGCCTCGTGCTGTTCCTGGTGGTGGTCGCCGTGGCGATTCCGCTGGTCGTCGGGCTCCGGCGAAGGGAGCAGACGCTGTGA
- a CDS encoding ABC transporter substrate-binding protein, translating into MKRRVLPALALICAAGLAATACSDPTAGDSGDSGSGGKKAEVDPTARLDGVKLTMWTAQNTVNAPKQVIDAFEKATGAQVDTQAIPDLYEQNVPTKLASGDRPDLMFWQPSISTLPFIQPKQNLLTLDGEPWEAELGETEKSLGMIDGKRYAAIVTSPAMLGVYYNKDVFKQAGIAEKDFPTSYDDLLALGRKVVDKSDAAAFYEAGGDKWPLQWQMQVQLTDLDQQWWADLNTGKKKWTDPVVVGAIKKYKEKLLDAGLAQKNYRTGTFTGQADALWKGEAGMVLNVTSFQSQLQAKYSTAEIDKKIGWFPVANSSATGLYSPDQTNGVVAFKTGDDKRQNAARQFLAFWLGPDYPDYIKTMKIPSVQPEVPTPGGLPETSKAQVAALPKAIGVFQAKAIVAPDTHLYLADMIFGKKSPQQVAQAIQDQFAQVAKAQGAPGF; encoded by the coding sequence ATGAAGAGAAGAGTTCTCCCCGCCCTGGCACTGATATGTGCCGCCGGCCTGGCCGCCACCGCGTGCAGTGACCCGACCGCCGGGGACTCCGGCGACTCCGGTTCGGGCGGGAAGAAGGCGGAGGTCGACCCCACCGCCCGCCTCGACGGCGTGAAGCTGACCATGTGGACCGCGCAGAACACGGTGAACGCGCCCAAGCAGGTCATCGACGCCTTCGAGAAGGCCACCGGCGCCCAGGTCGACACCCAGGCCATCCCGGACCTCTACGAGCAGAACGTGCCGACGAAGCTGGCGTCCGGCGACCGCCCCGACCTGATGTTCTGGCAGCCCTCGATCTCCACCCTGCCGTTCATCCAGCCGAAGCAGAACCTCCTGACCCTGGACGGGGAGCCGTGGGAGGCCGAGCTCGGCGAGACCGAGAAGTCGCTCGGCATGATCGACGGCAAGCGGTACGCGGCGATCGTCACCAGCCCCGCCATGCTCGGCGTCTACTACAACAAGGACGTCTTCAAGCAGGCGGGCATCGCCGAGAAGGACTTCCCCACGTCCTACGACGACCTGCTCGCCCTCGGCCGCAAGGTCGTCGACAAGTCCGACGCCGCCGCCTTCTACGAGGCCGGCGGCGACAAGTGGCCGCTCCAGTGGCAGATGCAGGTCCAGCTCACCGACCTCGACCAGCAGTGGTGGGCCGATCTGAACACGGGCAAGAAGAAGTGGACCGACCCCGTCGTCGTCGGCGCCATCAAGAAGTACAAGGAGAAGCTGCTCGACGCAGGGCTCGCCCAGAAGAACTACCGGACGGGCACGTTCACCGGGCAGGCCGACGCCCTGTGGAAGGGCGAGGCCGGCATGGTCCTCAACGTCACCTCCTTCCAGAGCCAGTTGCAGGCCAAGTACTCCACCGCCGAGATCGACAAGAAGATCGGCTGGTTCCCGGTCGCCAACTCCTCGGCCACCGGGCTGTACTCGCCCGACCAGACCAACGGTGTCGTCGCCTTCAAGACCGGTGACGACAAGCGGCAGAACGCGGCCCGGCAGTTCCTCGCCTTCTGGCTGGGGCCGGACTACCCGGACTACATCAAGACGATGAAGATCCCGTCCGTGCAACCGGAGGTGCCCACCCCCGGCGGACTGCCCGAGACGTCCAAGGCCCAGGTGGCGGCCCTGCCCAAGGCCATCGGCGTATTCCAGGCCAAGGCGATCGTCGCCCCGGACACCCACCTCTACCTGGCCGACATGATCTTCGGCAAGAAGAGCCCGCAGCAGGTCGCGCAGGCGATCCAGGACCAGTTCGCACAGGTGGCCAAGGCCCAGGGCGCGCCCGGGTTCTGA
- a CDS encoding LacI family DNA-binding transcriptional regulator translates to MNVTGHTRRPASIRDVATAAGVSYQTVSRVINGHPSVRPSTRDRVLAAIDELGFRRNATALALASGRSRAVTVLTANTTHYGYASILQGIEEAARAASYAVGIGVLESADDAAVAAEVQRAADAGGGLIVIAYDPAGVRALGAVPATLPVVGVVETPASPPGGDLPWVWTDDREAAYQATRHLLSLGHETVHYVAIPSSTRRTSARTSGWRQALKEAGAQEPRPVQGSWGPAGGHAAGLKLAGDPSVTAILCGNDDLALGVLRALHEAGRSVPGEVSVAGFDDAPHSAFLTPSLTTVRLDFTGLGRSAFALLHGVLEESAQVAPHPVSVPELVVRESSGPPPAGH, encoded by the coding sequence ATGAATGTGACCGGTCACACAAGGCGCCCGGCGAGCATCAGGGACGTCGCGACCGCGGCGGGGGTCTCCTATCAGACGGTCTCTCGGGTGATCAACGGCCATCCGAGCGTCCGGCCGTCCACCCGGGATCGGGTGCTCGCCGCCATCGACGAACTGGGCTTCCGTCGCAACGCGACCGCCCTCGCCCTGGCCAGCGGACGCAGCCGGGCCGTGACCGTGCTGACCGCGAACACCACCCACTACGGCTACGCCTCGATCCTCCAGGGCATCGAGGAGGCCGCCCGCGCCGCGTCGTACGCGGTCGGGATCGGGGTGCTGGAGTCCGCCGACGACGCGGCCGTGGCCGCGGAGGTGCAGCGCGCGGCGGACGCGGGCGGCGGGCTCATCGTGATCGCCTACGATCCGGCCGGTGTCCGGGCGCTGGGAGCCGTGCCCGCGACGCTGCCGGTGGTCGGCGTGGTCGAGACCCCGGCGAGTCCGCCCGGCGGCGACCTCCCGTGGGTGTGGACCGACGACCGCGAGGCCGCCTACCAGGCGACCCGGCATCTGCTCTCCCTCGGCCACGAGACCGTGCACTATGTCGCCATCCCGTCCAGCACGCGCCGCACCAGCGCCCGCACCAGCGGCTGGCGGCAGGCGCTGAAGGAGGCCGGTGCCCAGGAGCCCCGCCCCGTACAGGGCAGTTGGGGACCGGCGGGCGGCCACGCGGCCGGGCTGAAGCTGGCGGGCGACCCGTCCGTCACGGCGATCCTGTGCGGCAACGACGATCTCGCGCTCGGCGTGCTCCGCGCCCTGCACGAGGCCGGCCGCTCGGTACCGGGCGAGGTCAGCGTGGCCGGTTTCGACGACGCCCCGCACTCCGCCTTCCTCACCCCGTCCCTGACGACCGTACGCCTGGACTTCACCGGCCTCGGGCGGTCCGCGTTCGCCCTGCTGCACGGGGTGCTGGAGGAGTCGGCGCAGGTCGCCCCGCACCCCGTGTCCGTACCCGAGCTGGTGGTGCGGGAGAGCTCGGGGCCACCGCCCGCCGGTCACTGA